Proteins encoded within one genomic window of Flavobacterium gilvum:
- a CDS encoding RagB/SusD family nutrient uptake outer membrane protein: MKYRTKYLTICLLAMGAFTGCQQDFIELSDPNRVFSGNYINDAASLKSALTADYNTLQPIYNGPYQAFGDVVSDNSTGQIGAPSYNVLDTFTYDSTNGTFAVIWNASYKSIAQSNLVIGKGAAIAMDETLKNRYIAEAKFIRAQNYFNLVQLFGDIPLVATSIEDYHDSYNFGRRPVAEIYAQIEKDLNEAAAVLPASYSSSDLGRVTSGAANALLGKVYLTEKKYNEALTALNKVTGYSLLSDFNSVFSTTNEMNNEIIFAVRYNRVLQAAPLPNIGSSFGIQMLPDNVTMAGSKGAKNNTEMPEWASLYSTGDKRAAISVAFSAGGLTTPYYCAKFIDAQATSATNAENDWIVLRYADVLLMKAEVLNELNRTSEALAPYNEVRQRANVSTLLVPPTQSDFRTAVETERRLELCLEGHRWFDLVRTGRALVVMDAHFAANTGTGKYYATKPVIQSKHLLFPIPFTEIQTNPKLLPNNPGY, translated from the coding sequence ATGAAATATAGAACTAAATATTTAACGATCTGTTTACTGGCAATGGGTGCATTTACTGGATGTCAGCAAGATTTTATAGAATTGTCGGATCCTAATAGGGTGTTTTCTGGAAATTATATTAATGACGCTGCAAGTTTGAAAAGTGCCCTGACTGCAGATTACAATACATTGCAACCCATTTATAATGGACCGTATCAGGCATTTGGCGATGTAGTGTCAGACAATTCAACAGGTCAGATAGGAGCTCCTAGTTATAATGTTTTAGACACCTTTACATATGATTCGACAAATGGAACTTTTGCTGTCATATGGAACGCCTCCTACAAGTCTATTGCTCAAAGTAATTTAGTAATAGGTAAAGGGGCTGCTATAGCCATGGACGAAACATTAAAAAACCGTTATATCGCCGAAGCAAAATTTATTCGAGCTCAAAACTACTTCAATTTAGTTCAACTTTTTGGTGATATTCCTTTGGTTGCCACCTCTATTGAGGATTATCATGACTCATACAATTTTGGACGTAGACCCGTAGCTGAAATTTATGCACAAATCGAGAAAGATCTTAATGAAGCAGCTGCGGTTTTACCAGCAAGTTATTCCAGTTCTGATCTTGGTCGTGTTACCAGTGGAGCAGCCAATGCTTTGTTGGGAAAAGTGTATCTGACAGAGAAAAAATACAATGAAGCTTTAACTGCTTTGAATAAGGTAACTGGTTATTCATTATTAAGCGATTTCAACAGTGTGTTTAGTACAACCAATGAAATGAATAATGAAATTATTTTTGCTGTCCGCTATAATAGAGTGCTACAGGCGGCACCACTGCCTAATATAGGAAGCAGTTTTGGTATTCAAATGTTGCCAGACAATGTTACAATGGCAGGGAGCAAAGGAGCCAAGAATAACACTGAAATGCCAGAATGGGCAAGTTTGTATAGTACAGGAGATAAGAGAGCCGCAATTTCTGTAGCTTTTTCTGCTGGCGGATTAACTACGCCATATTACTGTGCAAAGTTTATTGATGCACAAGCGACAAGCGCTACTAATGCAGAGAACGATTGGATTGTACTACGCTACGCTGATGTATTGTTAATGAAAGCCGAAGTACTGAACGAATTGAATAGAACTTCTGAAGCTTTAGCGCCTTATAATGAAGTTCGTCAGCGTGCCAATGTATCGACTTTACTTGTTCCTCCTACTCAATCTGATTTTAGAACAGCAGTAGAAACAGAACGTCGCTTGGAATTATGCTTAGAAGGACATCGTTGGTTCGACTTAGTAAGAACAGGTCGTGCTTTGGTTGTTATGGATGCACATTTTGCTGCCAATACAGGAACTGGAAAATATTATGCAACAAAGCCTGTTATACAATCAAAACACTTGCTTTTCCCAATTCCATTTACGGAGATTCAAACCAATCCTAAGCTTTTGCCAAATAATCCGGGATACTAA
- a CDS encoding sialate O-acetylesterase, with product MNIKTLFTLTLLLASSAFIKAQVKLPKVLGSNMVLQREKPVPVWGWASPSEMVTVSFSGQKKTTKTDSDGNWRVELSPLKASYKPQMMTISGSNTITLSNILVGEVWLCSGQSNMEYTMKLPSNYAKPKVGVDSTALELTKNYPNIRIFKVEKILSSPDVTTTGWNECGGTALEQFSAAGFYFAKSIQSNLNVPIGVISSSWGGSRIEPWTPDEAYKALPAFAAESQKTPFMIDNVAPGMNYKSMIQPLAPFALRGFLWYQGESNCLINDGIRYADKMQALIEGWRKQWGNDKLPFYSVLIAPYYYTKFKQVNPITLTTESLPELWEGQTQSLKIPHTGMAVVSDLVDTLTDIHPSYKWEVGRRLALLSLAKDYNKKIVSSGPVFKSMKVQNGNAILSFNFSDGLKSVDNKPLSWFSIAGNDGKFVPATAIIEGQKIIVSAPGITNPVAVRFAWNEEARPNLFNGAGLPAVPFRTDAIDWKYN from the coding sequence ATGAACATAAAAACGTTATTCACTCTTACGCTTCTTTTAGCATCTTCTGCTTTTATTAAAGCACAAGTGAAACTCCCAAAAGTATTGGGCAGTAATATGGTATTACAACGTGAAAAACCTGTGCCTGTATGGGGATGGGCTAGTCCTAGCGAAATGGTTACTGTCTCTTTTTCAGGTCAGAAGAAAACCACTAAAACGGATTCGGATGGAAATTGGAGAGTGGAACTTTCTCCATTAAAAGCGTCATATAAGCCACAAATGATGACAATTTCTGGCAGTAATACGATTACACTTTCAAATATTCTTGTGGGTGAAGTTTGGTTGTGTTCTGGCCAGTCGAATATGGAATATACTATGAAATTGCCTTCCAATTATGCAAAACCGAAGGTGGGAGTTGACAGCACAGCATTGGAATTAACTAAAAACTACCCAAATATTCGTATATTTAAAGTCGAGAAAATATTGAGTAGCCCTGATGTAACAACAACCGGTTGGAATGAGTGTGGAGGGACTGCTTTGGAACAGTTTTCAGCTGCAGGGTTTTATTTCGCAAAATCTATTCAGTCAAATCTAAATGTTCCAATTGGTGTAATTTCTTCTTCATGGGGAGGGAGCCGTATTGAACCTTGGACTCCCGACGAGGCTTATAAGGCCTTGCCGGCATTTGCTGCAGAGAGCCAAAAAACGCCTTTTATGATAGATAATGTTGCTCCCGGAATGAATTATAAAAGCATGATTCAACCTTTAGCCCCCTTTGCATTACGAGGCTTTCTTTGGTATCAGGGTGAGTCTAATTGCTTGATTAATGATGGAATACGTTATGCTGATAAAATGCAGGCTTTGATTGAAGGTTGGCGCAAACAATGGGGGAATGACAAACTTCCTTTTTATTCGGTACTGATTGCTCCATATTATTATACTAAATTCAAGCAAGTGAATCCTATAACACTTACTACAGAATCGCTTCCAGAGTTGTGGGAAGGGCAAACACAATCCTTGAAGATACCTCACACAGGAATGGCGGTTGTCTCGGATCTGGTGGATACTCTTACGGACATTCACCCGTCCTATAAATGGGAAGTAGGCAGAAGGTTAGCGTTATTATCACTTGCAAAGGATTATAATAAAAAAATAGTAAGCAGTGGACCTGTTTTCAAAAGTATGAAGGTGCAAAATGGCAATGCTATCTTATCATTCAATTTTAGTGATGGATTGAAAAGTGTTGATAATAAGCCTTTAAGTTGGTTTTCTATAGCAGGGAATGATGGTAAGTTTGTTCCTGCAACTGCCATAATTGAAGGTCAAAAAATCATTGTGTCTGCTCCTGGTATTACAAACCCTGTTGCTGTTCGTTTTGCATGGAACGAAGAAGCCAGACCAAATCTGTTTAACGGTGCAGGACTCCCTGCTGTTCCTTTTCGTACAGATGCTATTGATTGGAAATATAATTAA
- a CDS encoding glycoside hydrolase family 88/105 protein: MRQTRSRNFNQIICAKALIFLFVLQANSQQKYFKDFPAKANPEKVGVQITERFLSRPHSTYGNPLKMHLPAPQITYPDVCTWLGGFWFTKATNNKELFNKLEARFQPLFTNEANLLPKPNHVDNNVFGTLPLELYMQTKNQKYLDMGMHYANTQWELPQDAKASEKKWADGGYSWQTRIWLDDMFMITSIQAQAFRATKDVKYLNRAAKEMTVYLDSIQLPNGLFYHAPAAHFSWGRGNGWMAVGMAELLRALPENNADRPKIMSAYLKMMATLKKYQAPDGMWRQVIDDETMWEETSSTAMFTYAMIVGVRKGWLNEKEYGTVARKAWITLTTNYIDEKGDVTKVCEGTNIGNSSEYYRKREGLTGDLHGQAPVLWCAYALTAPKL; this comes from the coding sequence ATGAGACAGACAAGAAGTAGAAACTTTAACCAAATTATATGTGCAAAAGCACTGATTTTTTTATTTGTTTTACAGGCAAATAGTCAGCAAAAATATTTTAAAGACTTTCCTGCAAAAGCCAATCCAGAGAAAGTTGGTGTTCAAATAACCGAACGATTTTTATCGCGTCCGCATTCCACTTACGGAAACCCATTGAAGATGCATTTGCCTGCACCACAAATCACGTATCCTGATGTTTGCACCTGGCTTGGAGGGTTTTGGTTTACAAAAGCAACAAATAACAAAGAACTGTTCAATAAGCTTGAAGCCCGTTTCCAACCATTATTTACAAATGAAGCTAATTTGTTGCCAAAACCGAATCATGTCGACAACAATGTATTTGGAACGCTTCCTTTGGAACTTTATATGCAGACAAAAAATCAGAAGTATCTTGACATGGGAATGCATTATGCCAACACCCAGTGGGAGCTTCCGCAAGATGCAAAAGCTTCTGAAAAAAAATGGGCTGATGGAGGTTATTCTTGGCAAACCCGCATCTGGTTAGACGATATGTTTATGATAACTTCTATTCAGGCGCAGGCTTTCCGTGCTACAAAAGATGTGAAATATTTAAATCGTGCGGCCAAAGAAATGACAGTCTATCTAGATTCAATTCAATTGCCTAATGGGTTATTTTATCATGCTCCGGCAGCACACTTCAGCTGGGGAAGAGGAAATGGATGGATGGCTGTGGGAATGGCAGAATTGCTTCGTGCATTGCCGGAAAACAATGCAGACCGCCCAAAAATCATGAGTGCTTATCTCAAAATGATGGCGACTCTTAAAAAATATCAAGCGCCAGATGGCATGTGGAGACAGGTTATTGACGACGAAACCATGTGGGAAGAAACTTCATCTACGGCGATGTTTACTTATGCCATGATAGTGGGAGTGAGAAAAGGGTGGCTCAATGAAAAAGAATATGGAACGGTAGCCCGAAAAGCTTGGATTACCTTGACAACAAACTATATTGATGAAAAAGGAGATGTTACCAAAGTTTGTGAGGGAACCAACATAGGTAATAGTAGCGAATATTATCGCAAACGCGAAGGCTTAACGGGTGATTTGCACGGACAGGCTCCTGTACTTTGGTGCGCTTACGCATTGACCGCTCCGAAATTATAA
- a CDS encoding SusC/RagA family TonB-linked outer membrane protein, with product MEIKLTNTYFLSGKWLMKNIMRAFIFLFCTTLFALTPGHVLSQHVKIQVKEDKKMSVDEVFDLIMEQTDYKFFYEEGIFKGLPKVDVKKGTVEANDLLRQSLSNANIDIVIGKNNTVIIKEKPKVVTTTVQQKIVVSGRVLDQKGLPLPGANVLEKGTKNGTQTDFDGKFSISVENKNATLEISFLGFNTQDIKVNGQSSITITLQENASTLNEIVVVGYGNQKKKMLTNAVSAVSSKQIKDLPVTSPGAALAGQVAGVTVVGTNGAPGRAPVIRVRGTGSITAGNSPLYVVDGFPLPDSSTFNLISPQDIQSIEVLKDAASAAIYGSRGGNGVVIVTTKRGTKGKTKFSFNSYAGSQQALNKVSVLNTKQLIDYMKEGYANQGLPIPPAYANPAANLPDTDWQDQIFRNGMQYSYQLSASGGSDAVKYSVSGGHLSQDGIVKGTGYERFNLMANLDADLSKRIKVGVSFMPSYAINTDKDTNGSGSEATSGATGSLGGFYGVLGNALMMPSLYPVKYANGNYGQPSIDPVYSGFSPNFTNPVAIIDLYEDKTKTVTLLGNSYLEFMIIEGLKFKTTFGFMNSNLSRNIFTPSTLGRAAFNTATITNPNLNAIAAQRQVGLNQNWVSENYFTYDKTIGDHDFSVLAGYSAQQNVSTMETLTGTSGTFLSDAVHTVGGAGEIKASSFYTGNNLISMYTRLNYSYKDKYILAAAFRRDGSSRFGTNNKYANFPSVSAAWRVKQEKFMDNVDWISDLKLRASYGETGNYNIGDYAWQSYMGPGNYTFGTGNGTINYGYIPTGLSNDNLTWEKNQQTDIGLELGFLKNRIALTADLYRRTTSNLLLNKGIPAINGFGLSILDNIGSVENKGLEIGLLTRNLEGKLKWTTNFNITFNKNKVLELANHVPLFQGFLNAYKLEEGQPISRLWGYKQIGVYQNAADVANSPVWTAAPMKPGDVKFEDYNHDGKVDVNDMQDLGTAAPKYIFGFVNTFQYGNFDLNIVMRGSQGGQNMYAIDRNQFRFFGSVNPRTNVLDRWQSEQNPGNGMEPRVANSNSDTNSNSTRYLHDASFLQITNLTFGYTLPQMKSLPFDSMRFYLTSQNLAMWTKDYPGYNPEANQSNDATLGVDNGSSYPLARSIILGVNLNF from the coding sequence ATGGAAATAAAACTAACCAATACCTATTTTCTCTCCGGAAAATGGCTTATGAAAAATATTATGAGAGCATTCATATTCTTGTTTTGCACTACGCTGTTTGCTTTGACCCCTGGACATGTTTTGTCACAACATGTCAAAATACAGGTCAAAGAAGATAAAAAAATGTCAGTAGATGAGGTCTTTGATCTAATTATGGAACAAACTGATTATAAATTCTTCTATGAAGAAGGTATATTCAAAGGGCTTCCAAAAGTAGATGTAAAAAAAGGCACTGTAGAGGCAAATGATCTTTTAAGACAGAGTCTATCAAACGCTAATATTGATATTGTTATCGGTAAAAATAATACCGTTATAATTAAAGAAAAACCGAAGGTTGTTACAACTACTGTCCAACAAAAAATTGTGGTATCAGGAAGAGTGCTCGATCAAAAAGGACTGCCTTTGCCTGGAGCTAATGTCCTGGAGAAAGGAACTAAAAATGGTACACAAACAGATTTTGACGGTAAATTTTCCATATCGGTTGAAAATAAAAACGCAACACTAGAGATTAGCTTTTTGGGTTTTAATACCCAAGACATTAAAGTTAATGGTCAGTCATCAATTACAATTACTTTGCAGGAAAATGCTTCCACTTTAAACGAAATCGTTGTAGTTGGTTATGGAAATCAAAAGAAGAAAATGTTGACCAACGCTGTTTCTGCAGTATCTAGTAAGCAAATTAAAGATCTTCCTGTAACTAGCCCTGGTGCTGCATTAGCAGGTCAGGTAGCAGGGGTAACAGTAGTAGGAACGAATGGTGCACCTGGTCGTGCTCCCGTAATCAGGGTAAGAGGTACAGGCTCTATCACTGCCGGAAACTCACCTTTGTATGTGGTAGATGGTTTTCCACTACCTGATAGTTCAACCTTTAACCTAATTAGTCCTCAAGACATTCAATCAATTGAAGTGTTAAAAGATGCGGCATCTGCAGCTATTTACGGTTCAAGAGGAGGTAATGGAGTTGTAATCGTTACAACCAAAAGAGGAACTAAAGGCAAAACCAAATTTTCTTTTAACTCTTATGCTGGTAGTCAACAAGCACTTAATAAAGTATCTGTATTAAATACTAAACAGTTGATTGATTATATGAAGGAAGGGTACGCCAATCAGGGGTTGCCAATACCACCTGCTTATGCAAACCCAGCTGCCAATTTACCAGATACCGACTGGCAGGATCAGATATTTAGAAATGGTATGCAGTATAGTTATCAGTTGAGTGCAAGTGGAGGATCTGATGCTGTAAAATATTCTGTTTCTGGTGGACACTTATCTCAAGATGGTATTGTAAAAGGTACAGGTTATGAGCGTTTTAATTTAATGGCTAATCTTGATGCCGATTTAAGTAAGCGAATTAAGGTAGGGGTTTCATTTATGCCTTCTTATGCAATAAATACGGACAAAGATACTAATGGTAGTGGATCTGAAGCCACTTCTGGCGCTACTGGTTCATTGGGTGGATTTTATGGTGTTTTAGGAAATGCTTTGATGATGCCTTCATTATATCCTGTAAAATATGCTAATGGTAATTATGGACAACCATCTATTGACCCAGTTTACTCAGGATTTTCGCCAAATTTTACCAATCCAGTGGCTATTATCGATCTTTACGAAGACAAAACCAAAACGGTTACGTTACTTGGAAACTCTTATTTAGAGTTTATGATTATAGAAGGGCTGAAATTTAAAACCACTTTTGGTTTTATGAACAGTAATTTAAGCCGTAATATTTTTACCCCTTCAACTTTAGGTAGGGCAGCTTTTAATACAGCAACAATTACCAATCCTAACCTTAATGCTATAGCAGCGCAACGACAAGTGGGGCTGAACCAGAACTGGGTATCAGAGAATTATTTCACCTATGATAAAACCATTGGAGATCATGATTTTAGTGTTCTAGCCGGATATTCTGCTCAACAAAATGTATCTACAATGGAAACGCTAACCGGTACGTCTGGAACTTTTTTAAGTGATGCTGTGCATACCGTAGGTGGTGCAGGAGAAATTAAAGCGAGTTCTTTTTATACAGGAAACAATCTAATTTCAATGTACACAAGGTTAAATTATTCCTACAAGGATAAATATATACTAGCCGCAGCTTTCAGAAGGGATGGTTCTTCTCGTTTTGGAACAAATAATAAATATGCTAATTTCCCTTCAGTATCGGCCGCATGGCGTGTTAAACAGGAAAAGTTTATGGATAACGTTGATTGGATTAGTGATTTAAAACTGAGAGCAAGTTATGGTGAAACCGGAAACTATAACATTGGCGATTATGCATGGCAAAGTTATATGGGACCAGGTAATTATACCTTTGGTACTGGTAATGGTACCATAAACTATGGCTATATACCTACTGGTTTGTCTAATGACAACTTGACCTGGGAAAAAAATCAACAAACTGACATTGGATTGGAGCTTGGTTTCCTAAAAAATCGTATTGCTTTAACTGCAGATTTGTATAGGAGAACTACTTCCAACCTGTTGCTTAACAAAGGTATTCCTGCCATCAATGGATTTGGTTTGAGTATACTAGATAATATTGGTAGCGTGGAAAATAAAGGATTGGAAATTGGCCTTCTTACCAGAAACCTTGAAGGAAAATTAAAGTGGACAACCAATTTTAATATCACTTTCAATAAAAACAAAGTATTAGAGTTAGCGAATCATGTTCCTTTGTTCCAAGGTTTCTTAAATGCATACAAACTTGAAGAAGGACAACCGATTAGTAGATTATGGGGTTACAAACAAATTGGCGTATATCAGAATGCAGCAGATGTAGCTAACAGCCCTGTATGGACTGCTGCTCCAATGAAACCGGGAGATGTTAAATTCGAAGATTATAACCATGATGGTAAGGTTGATGTAAATGATATGCAGGATTTAGGTACAGCAGCACCTAAATACATTTTTGGATTTGTAAATACATTCCAGTATGGTAATTTCGATTTGAATATTGTTATGCGTGGCTCTCAAGGCGGTCAAAACATGTATGCTATCGATCGTAATCAATTCAGATTCTTTGGTAGTGTGAATCCAAGAACCAATGTATTGGATCGTTGGCAGTCTGAGCAAAATCCAGGTAATGGTATGGAGCCAAGAGTTGCAAATTCTAATTCAGATACTAACTCTAACTCAACTCGTTATCTTCATGATGCATCGTTCTTGCAAATTACCAATTTAACCTTTGGTTATACATTGCCACAAATGAAATCATTACCTTTTGATTCGATGCGTTTTTATTTGACATCGCAAAATTTGGCCATGTGGACCAAAGATTATCCAGGATACAATCCTGAAGCAAATCAAAGCAACGATGCTACTTTAGGAGTTGACAATGGTAGCTCATACCCTTTGGCTCGCAGTATTATCTTAGGTGTTAATTTGAATTTTTAA